A segment of the Streptomyces pactum genome:
CCAACATGGTCACCGGCCCGGGCAACATCTGGGTCGCCGCTGCCAAGCGCTACTTCACCGGGAAGATCGGCATCGACGCCGAGGCCGGCCCGACCGAGATCGCCGTCCTCGCCGACTCCACGGCCGACCCGGCGCACGTCGCCTCCGACCTGATCAGCCAGGCCGAGCACGACCCGCTGGCCGCCGCGGTCCTGGTCACCGACTCCGCCGAGCTCGCGGACGCGGTCGAGAAGGAGCTCCAGCCGCAGGTCGAGGCCACCAAGCACATCGAGGACCGCATCCGCCCGGCCCTCGCCGGCCGCCAGTCCGCGATCGTCCTGGTCGACGGCCTGGACGAGGGCCTGCGCGTCGTCGACGCCTACGGCGCCGAGCACCTGGAGATCCAGACCGCCGACGCGGCGGCGCTGGCCGACCGCGTGAAGAACGCCGGCGCGGTCTTCGTCGGCCCCTGGGCGCCCGTCTCGCTCGGCGACTACGCGGCCGGGTCCAACCACGTGCTGCCCACCGGCGGCTGCGCCTGCCACTCCTCGGGCCTGTCCGTGCAGTCCTTCCTGCGCGGCATCCACATCGTCGACTACACGCGCGACGCCCTCGCCGAGGTCGCGCACCACGTGGTGACGCTGGCGGAGGCGGAGGACCTGCCCGCGCACGGCGCGGCGATCAAGGCGCGGTTCGACTGGAAGGTTCCGGACGGCAAGTGACAGGCATCGACGATCTCCCCGTACGGGACGAGCTGCGCGGCAAGTCCCCCTACGGCGCGCCCCAGCTCGACGTGCCCGTACGGCTGAACACCAACGAGAACCCCTACCCGCTGCCCGAGGCACTGGTCGAGCGGATCACCGAGCGGGTCCGGGCGGCCGCCCGGGACCTGAACCGCTACCCGGACCGGGACGCGGTCGAGCTGCGCACCAAGCTCGCCGAGTACCTCACGGACACCTCCGGGTACGCCCTGGACGTGCGGAACGTGTGGGCGGCCAACGGCTCCAACGAGGTCATCCAGCAACTGCTGCAGACCTTCGGCGGGCCGGGCCGCACCGCGATCGGCTTCGAGCCGTCGTACTCGATGCACGGCCTCATCGCGCGCGGCACCGGCACGGGCTGGATCTCCGGCCCGCGCCACGAGGACTTCACGATCGACGTCCCCGCCGCCGAGAAGGCGATCGCCGAGCACCGTCCGGACGTCGTCTTCATCACCACTCCCAACAACCCCACCGGCAACGCGGTCCCGGCCGAGACGGTCCTCGCCCTCCACGCGGCCGCGCAGGCCGCCAAGCCCTCGATGGTCGTCGTGGACGAGGCCTACATCGAGTTCAGCCACGGCGCCTCGCTGCTGCCGCTGCTGGAGGGCCGGCCCAACCTCGTCGTCTCCCGCACGATGTCCAAGGCGTTCGGCGCGGCGGGCCTGCGCCTGGGCTACCTCGCCGCGCACCCGGCCGTCGTCGACGCCGTCCAGCTCGTACGGCTGCCGTACCACCTGTCGGCCGTCACCCAGGCGACCGCGCTGGCCGCCCTGGAGCACACCGGCACGCTGCTGAAGTACGTCGAGCAGCTCAAGACCGAGCGGGACCGGCTGGTCGCCGAACTGCGCGCCGCCGGCTACGAGGTGACCGAGTCCGACGCGAACTTCGTCCAGTTCGGGCGGTTCGCCGACTCGCACGCCACCTGGCGGAAGATCCTCGACCGGGGCGTCCTGGTCCGGGACAACGGCGTACCGGGATGGCTGCGGGTGACCGCCGGCACCCCGCGGGAGAACGACGCGTTCCTCGATGCGGTACGCGAACTGAAGAAGGAACAGGAGCAGAGCGGATGAGCCGCGTCGGGCGCGTGGAGCGCACCACCAAGGAGACCTCGGTCCTCGTCGAGATCGACCTCGACGGCACCGGCAAGACCGACATCGCCACCGGTGTCGGCTTCTACGACCACATGCTCGACCAGCTCGGCCGGCACGGTCTGTTCGACCTGACCGTGAAGACCGACGGCGACCTGCACATCGACTCCCACCACACCATCGAGGACACCGCCCTCGCGCTGGGCGCCGCCTTCAAGCAGGCCCTCGGCGACAAGGTGGGCATCTACCGCTTCGGCAACTGCACGGTCCCGCTGGACGAGTCCCTCGCCCAGGTCACCGTCGACCTGTCCGGCCGCCCCTACCTCGTGCACACCGAGCCCGAGAAGATGGCGCCGATGATCGGCGAGTACGACACGACGATGACCCGGCACATCCTGGAATCCTTCGTCGCCCAGGCACAGGTCGCACTGCACGTGCACGTGCCGTACGGGCGCAACGCGCACCACATCGTGGAGTGCCAGTTCAAGGCGCTGGCCCGGGCCCTGCGCTACGCCTCGGAGCGCGACCCGCGCGCGGCCGGCATCCTGCCTTCCACGAAGGGCGCGCTGTAACCCATGAACGGTACGTCCACCGCACTGATCGTCGTCGGCCTGTTCTTCGTCGGCGGCATCATCTCCTTCGCCAAGCAGCAGATGCCCAAGGGCCTGATCGTGCTGCTCTCCATCGGCGCCGCGATGTGCCTGTTCGCAGGCGTCCTGAGGCTGGAGGTCTGGAATTGACCGGCAAGCGGGTCGTCGTCTTCGACTACGGCTTCGGCAACGTCCGTTCCGCCGAGCGCGCACTCGCGCGCGCGGGGGCGGACGTCGAGATCACCCGTGACTTCGACAAGGCCATGAACGCCGACGGGCTGCTGGTCCCGGGCGTCGGCGCCTTCGCCGCCTGCATGCAGGGTCTGCGGGCCGCGCGCGGCGACTGGGTCGTCGACCGCAGGCTGTCCGGCGGGCGCCCGGTGATGGGCATCTGCGTCGGCATGCAGATCCTGTTCGCGCGCGGCGTCGAGCACGACGTGGAGGCCGAGGGCCTGGACGAGTGGCCCGGCACCGTCGGACCGCTCCAGGCCGACGTCGTGCCCCACATGGGCTGGAACACGGTCGAGGCACCGGCCGGCTCTCAGCTCTTCGCCGGCCTGGACGCGGACGCCCGCTTCTACTTCGTGCACTCCTACGCCGTCCACGAGTGGACCCAGGAGTCGCACAACCCGCTGATCGCCGCCCCCAAGGTCACCTGGTCCACGCACGGCAAGCCCTTCGTCGCGGCCGTGGAGAACGGCGCCCT
Coding sequences within it:
- the hisH gene encoding imidazole glycerol phosphate synthase subunit HisH, with the protein product MTGKRVVVFDYGFGNVRSAERALARAGADVEITRDFDKAMNADGLLVPGVGAFAACMQGLRAARGDWVVDRRLSGGRPVMGICVGMQILFARGVEHDVEAEGLDEWPGTVGPLQADVVPHMGWNTVEAPAGSQLFAGLDADARFYFVHSYAVHEWTQESHNPLIAAPKVTWSTHGKPFVAAVENGALWATQFHPEKSGDAGAQLLTNWIETL
- the hisB gene encoding imidazoleglycerol-phosphate dehydratase HisB — its product is MSRVGRVERTTKETSVLVEIDLDGTGKTDIATGVGFYDHMLDQLGRHGLFDLTVKTDGDLHIDSHHTIEDTALALGAAFKQALGDKVGIYRFGNCTVPLDESLAQVTVDLSGRPYLVHTEPEKMAPMIGEYDTTMTRHILESFVAQAQVALHVHVPYGRNAHHIVECQFKALARALRYASERDPRAAGILPSTKGAL
- the hisD gene encoding histidinol dehydrogenase; amino-acid sequence: MISRIDLRGDALPEGPALRDLLPRADFDVSAALEKVRPICEAVHHRGDAALIDFAEQFDGVRLDRVRVPAAALTRALEELDPAVRAALEESVRRARLVHREQRRTTHTTQVVPGGSVTEKWVPVERVGLYAPGGRSVYPSSVIMNVVPAQEAGVESIALASPAQAEFDGLPHPTILAACALLGVDEVYAAGGATAVAMFAYGTESCPPANMVTGPGNIWVAAAKRYFTGKIGIDAEAGPTEIAVLADSTADPAHVASDLISQAEHDPLAAAVLVTDSAELADAVEKELQPQVEATKHIEDRIRPALAGRQSAIVLVDGLDEGLRVVDAYGAEHLEIQTADAAALADRVKNAGAVFVGPWAPVSLGDYAAGSNHVLPTGGCACHSSGLSVQSFLRGIHIVDYTRDALAEVAHHVVTLAEAEDLPAHGAAIKARFDWKVPDGK
- a CDS encoding histidinol-phosphate transaminase; protein product: MTGIDDLPVRDELRGKSPYGAPQLDVPVRLNTNENPYPLPEALVERITERVRAAARDLNRYPDRDAVELRTKLAEYLTDTSGYALDVRNVWAANGSNEVIQQLLQTFGGPGRTAIGFEPSYSMHGLIARGTGTGWISGPRHEDFTIDVPAAEKAIAEHRPDVVFITTPNNPTGNAVPAETVLALHAAAQAAKPSMVVVDEAYIEFSHGASLLPLLEGRPNLVVSRTMSKAFGAAGLRLGYLAAHPAVVDAVQLVRLPYHLSAVTQATALAALEHTGTLLKYVEQLKTERDRLVAELRAAGYEVTESDANFVQFGRFADSHATWRKILDRGVLVRDNGVPGWLRVTAGTPRENDAFLDAVRELKKEQEQSG